One Denticeps clupeoides chromosome 3, fDenClu1.1, whole genome shotgun sequence DNA window includes the following coding sequences:
- the lrrc8aa gene encoding leucine rich repeat containing 8 VRAC subunit Aa: MIPITELRYFADTQPAYRILKPWWDVFNDYISIIMLMIAVFGGTLQVTQDKMICLPCKWVENVTCKHLNTSAFLNDEPRGIQYDLDRHQYNFVDAVCYENKLHWFAKYFPYLVLLHTLIFLACSNFWFKFPRTSSKLEHFVSILLKCFDSPWTTRALSETVVEESDPKPLGKNGSMDKKASSLSEDVEASVPMLQRTKSRIEQGIVDRSDTGVLDKKEGEQAKALFEKVKKFRIHVEEGDIVYRLYIRQSIIKVIKFMIIMCYTIYYVGFINFRVVCDVDIEKLTGYRVYNCAHPLATLFRILAGFYIILVGVYGLICMYTLFWMLRRSLKKYSFESIREESSYSDIPDVKNDFAFMLHMIDQYDPLYSKRFAVFLSEVSENKLRQLNLNNEWTLEKLRQRITKNSQEKLELHLFMLSGIPDTVFDLLELEVLKLELIPDVTIPPIIAQLSNLRELWLYHTPAKIEAPALAFLRENLKSLHIKFTDIKEIPLWIYSLKNLSELHLTGNLSADNNRYIVIDGLRELKRLKVLRLKSNLTKLPQVVTDVGVHLQKLSINNEGTKLMVLNSLKKMVNLTELELIRCDLERIPHSIFSLHNLQEIDLKDNNLKTIEEIISFQHLHRLVCLKLWYNQIAYIPIQIGTLTNLERLYLNRNKIEKIPSQLFFCRKLRFLDLSHNNLTSIHPDIGFLQNLQYLAVTANRIESLPPELFQCRKLRTLNLGNNCLTTLPSRFGELTGLTQLELRGNRLEGLPVELAECRLLKRSGLIVEEDLFNTLPTEVKEQLWRAEKEQA; the protein is encoded by the exons ATGATTCCCATCACTGAGCTGCGGTATTTTGCCGACACTCAGCCGGCCTACCGCATCCTGAAACCATGGTGGGACGTCTTCAACGACTACATCTCCATCATCATGCTGATGATTGCTGTATTTGGCGGAACCCTGCAGGTCACCCAGGACAAAATGATCTGCCTGCCCTGCAAGTGGGTAGAGAATGTCACCTGCAAACACCTGAACACCAGTGCCTTTCTTAACGATGAGCCACGTGGCATCCAGTACGACCTTGACCGCCACCAGTACAACTTTGTGGATGCCGTGTGCTACGAGAACAAGCTCCACTGGTTCGCCAAGTACTTCCCTTACTTGGTGCTCCTGCACACGCTCATCTTTCTTGCATGCAGCAATTTCTGGTTCAAGTTTCCACGTACCAGTTCCAAGCTGGAGCACTTTGTCTCCATTCTTCTCAAGTGCTTTGACTCACCATGGACCACGCGCGCCCTCTCCGAGACCGTTGTCGAGGAGAGTGACCCTAAGCCCCTGGGGAAGAATGGCTCAATGGACAAGAAGGCCTCATCGCTGAGTGAGGATGTGGAGGCCAGTGTGCCTATGCTCCAGCGTACAAAGTCGCGCATTGAACAGGGCATTGTGGATCGGTCCGACACAGGCGTACTGGACAAGAAGGAAGGGGAGCAGGCCAAGGCGCTGTTTGAAAAGGTCAAGAAGTTTCGCATCCATGTGGAGGAAGGCGACATCGTGTATCGACTCTACATCCGACAGAGCATAATCAAGGTCATTAAGTTTATGATCATTATGTGCTACACAATTTACTACGTGGGCTTCATCAACTTCAGAGTGGTGTGTGATGTTGATATAGAGAAACTTACAGGTTACAGGGTTTACAACTGTGCCCATCCATTAGCCACACTTTTCCGGATCCTTGCTGGCTTCTACATTATCCTGGTGGGTGTCTATGGACTCATTTGCATGTACACTCTTTTCTGGATGTTGAGACGCTCCCTCAAGAAATACTCGTTTGAATCCATTCGCGAGGAGAGCAGCTACAGTGACATCCCTGATGTTAAAAACGACTTTGCCTTCATGCTGCACATGATTGACCAGTATGATCCCCTCTACTCCAAACGATTTGCCGTCTTCCTCTCAGAGGTCAGCGAAAACAAGCTGCGACAGCTGAATCTGAACAATGAATGGACACTAGAGAAGCTTCGCCAGAGGATCACGAAGAACTCACAAGAGAAGCTGGAGCTCCACCTTTTCATGTTGAGCGGCATCCCAGACACAGTCTTTGACCTTCTGGAACTCGAGGTTTTGAAGCTTGAACTCATTCCAGACGTGACCATCCCACCAATCATCGCCCAGTTGTCCAACCTCAGGGAGCTTTGGCTGTATCACACACCAGCCAAGATAGAAGCCCCAGCTCTTGCCTTTTTGCGGGAGAACCTCAAGTCCTTGCACATCAAGTTCACTGATATTAAGGAGATTCCACTGTGGATCTATAGCTTGAAGAACCTCAGCGAGCTCCACTTGACTGGGAATCTTAGTGCCGACAACAATCGCTACATTGTGATCGACGGACTGCGTGAGCTGAAGAGGCTCAAGGTTTTGAGGCTGAAGAGCAACCTGACCAAGCTTCCTCAGGTGGTGACTGACGTTGGGGTGCACCTGCAGAAATTGTCCATTAACAATGAGGGAACCAAACTCATGGTGCTCAACAGCCTGAAGAAGATGGTTAACTTGACAGAGCTGGAGCTGATTCGCTGTGACTTGGAGAGGATCCCGCACTCCATATTCAG CCTGCATAATCTACAGGAGATAGATTTGAAGGACAACAACTTGAAGACCATCGAGGAAATAATCAGCTTCCAGCATCTCCATCGACTGGTCTGTCTAAAGTTGTGGTACAACCAGATTGCCTACATCCCGATCCAGATTGGCACGCTCACAAACCTGGAGCGACTCTACCTGAACCGCAACAAGATTGAGAAAATACCCAGCCAGCTGTTCTTCTGCAGGAAGCTGCGCTTCCTCGACTTGAGCCACAACAACCTGACCAGCATCCACCCAGACATCGGCTTCCTCCAGAACCTCCAGTACCTGGCAGTTACTGCCAACAGG ATCGAGTCTCTCCCTCCCGAGCTGTTCCAGTGCCGGAAACTGCGGACGCTGAACTTGGGAAACAACTGCCTGACGACGTTACCATCGCGCTTCGGAGAGCTGACTGGGCTTACGCAGTTGGAGCTGCGGGGAAACCGCCTGGAAGGGCTGCCGGTAGAGCTCGCCGAGTGCCGACTGCTGAAGCGCTCGGGGCTGATCGTGGAGGAGGACCTGTTCAACACACTGCCCACCGAGGTCAAAGAGCAGCTGTGGAGGGCAGAGAAGGAACAGGCCTGA